The Streptococcus sanguinis genome contains the following window.
TCACTTTATTCTATTGTGCAGATGCCAGGCGGTGTACCTGTTGCAACTATGGCTATTGGGGAAGCAGGAGCGACCAACGCTGCCCTGACTGCCCTTCGGATCTTGGCCATTGAAGACCAAGACCTAGCAGCAGCGCTAGCGGATTTTGCTGAAGAACAAGGAAAAATCGCTGAGGAGTCTAGCAATGAGCTCATCTAAAACAATCGGAATTATCGGTGGCGGTCAGCTGGGGCAGATGATGGCCATTTCTGCTATCTACATGGGGCATAAGGTTATCGCGCTAGATCCTGCTACAGATTGCCCTGCCTCTCGTGTGGCAGAAATCATCGTGGCACCTTATAACGATGTGGACGCTCTCCGTCAGCTGGCGGAGCGTTGCGATGTCCTCACCTATGAGTTTGAAAATGTTGATGCCGACGGTTTGGATGCCGTTATCAAGGAGGGACAACTCCCTCAAGGAACGAACTTGCTCCGCATTTCTCAAAATCGGATTTTTGAAAAGGACTTTCTCGTAAATAAGGCCCAAGTCACCGTGGCACCCTACAAGGTCGTGGCTTCTAGCCAAGACTTGGCGGATATAGACCTGTCAAAAAACTATGTCCTTAAGACTGCGACTGGTGGCTATGACGGGCATGGACAAAAGGTTATTCGTTCAGCAGAAGATTTAGAAGCAGCCTATGCGCTGGCTGATTCGGCAGACTGCGTCTTGGAAGAGTTTGTCAACTTTGACCTTGAAATTTCTGTCATTGTATCAGGAAATGGCAAGGACGTGACGGTTTTCCCAGTTCAGGAAAATATCCACCGTAACAACATCCTGTCTAAGACCACTGTGCCAGCCCGCATTCCAGCAAGCTTAGCTGACAAGGCAAAAGCAATGGCAGTGCGAATCGCAGAACAGCTTAACTTGTCTGGAACGCTCTGCGTGGAAATGTTTGCGACGGCTGATGACATCATTGTCAATGAAATTGCGCCACGGCCACACAACTCTGGGCACTACTCTATCGAAGCCTGCGACTTCTCGCAGTTTGACACCCATATTCTCGGTGTTCTCGGAGCACCATTGCCAGCCATCAAACTGCATGCGCCAGCCGTCATGCTCAATGTTCTCGGCCAGCACGTCGAGGCCGCTGAAAAATATATCACAGAAAATCCAAGCGCCCACCTCCACCTGTATGGTAAAATAGAAGCGAAGCACAATCGCAAGATGGGGCATGTGACTTTATTTAGTGATGCGCCGGATAGCGTGGTTGAATTTGGGGAGTAAGACAGGATTCCAGTTATAAGGTCCGTCATCTTACCCCTGCAAGGTTGACTAGGCTTGTCGTAGCTGATAAAGTCAGCAAGAGAAGTCGGTCAACTACCGCTAGAAGGAATTGATTTTTAAGAAAACTCTGCGGAGGAAATGTTATAGATGAAACCAATTATCCCGAAAAGTCCAGAAGTTCCGAAAGAGTTATCTGATAAAGAAATCTCTTTTTTGACTAAGAGTGTTTTTGGGGAAATAATCGAACCTCAGCCGTGTGATGTTTTATTTGTTTTCAGTGGGACTCACCCAGGCCACTGGGAAAAAGCTATTGAGGCTTATCAAAAAAGCTATGTAAGACGAATTATTGTGACCGGCGGTCGAAGTTTGACAGGAACGCCTCATCCAGATTGGAATGGACATACAGAGGCAGAGGTTATTATCCAGCATCTGCTGGCTGCGGGCATTCCTGAAGAAGCGATTAAATCTGAAAACTCCTCTAGCAATACTTTAGAAAACGTACTGTTTGCCAAAGAAATTTTTGATTTTAACACTGTTGAGACCGTTATGTTCATTTGCAAAAGCCACGCGACTGGTAGGCAATGGCGGACCTTGGCTCAGCACTTACCGGAGCATCTTCGCTATATCCCATATACCTTCAATGCCTTTTACAAGGATGTTGAGATTGGTCGGGATAGCTGGATGAGTACAGAAATTGGCAAGTCCAGAGTTTGGGGAGAATATCTGCGGCTTCTCCATTATGGAGAAAAGGGAGATATTTTAAAATTAGATGTTGAATTATGATATAGGAGGTTTCTATGATTCAAATCATCGTCAATGCTTTTGTGGAAGAAGGCAAGACTGGAGCTGTTGTGGAAGTGCTCTTTGCCAGTGCCGACCATGAAAAAGTAAAAGCCAAATATCAGGAATTAAAGATTCAATATCCAAACAATTATCTGGCTATCTATGATTTGCCATTGGATACTGATTTGAACATACTAGATCACTATCCATCTGTGTTTATTGGAAAAGAAGAGTTTGAATAGGAGACATCATATTGAAAGAGGAAACAAAGAAATTAATTTCGATTATTTTTGGCTATTTAGCAGCTATATTGTTTGTAAATGAGAATGTTTTCTATAAATTGATAGCGCTGTGTATCTTGGGGGGATTAGTATTC
Protein-coding sequences here:
- a CDS encoding phosphoribosylaminoimidazole carboxylase — encoded protein: MIQIIVNAFVEEGKTGAVVEVLFASADHEKVKAKYQELKIQYPNNYLAIYDLPLDTDLNILDHYPSVFIGKEEFE
- a CDS encoding YdcF family protein: MKPIIPKSPEVPKELSDKEISFLTKSVFGEIIEPQPCDVLFVFSGTHPGHWEKAIEAYQKSYVRRIIVTGGRSLTGTPHPDWNGHTEAEVIIQHLLAAGIPEEAIKSENSSSNTLENVLFAKEIFDFNTVETVMFICKSHATGRQWRTLAQHLPEHLRYIPYTFNAFYKDVEIGRDSWMSTEIGKSRVWGEYLRLLHYGEKGDILKLDVEL
- the purK gene encoding 5-(carboxyamino)imidazole ribonucleotide synthase, with product MSSSKTIGIIGGGQLGQMMAISAIYMGHKVIALDPATDCPASRVAEIIVAPYNDVDALRQLAERCDVLTYEFENVDADGLDAVIKEGQLPQGTNLLRISQNRIFEKDFLVNKAQVTVAPYKVVASSQDLADIDLSKNYVLKTATGGYDGHGQKVIRSAEDLEAAYALADSADCVLEEFVNFDLEISVIVSGNGKDVTVFPVQENIHRNNILSKTTVPARIPASLADKAKAMAVRIAEQLNLSGTLCVEMFATADDIIVNEIAPRPHNSGHYSIEACDFSQFDTHILGVLGAPLPAIKLHAPAVMLNVLGQHVEAAEKYITENPSAHLHLYGKIEAKHNRKMGHVTLFSDAPDSVVEFGE